A single window of Liolophura sinensis isolate JHLJ2023 chromosome 6, CUHK_Ljap_v2, whole genome shotgun sequence DNA harbors:
- the LOC135468211 gene encoding immunoglobulin superfamily member 10-like, translating into MCYLGGVRASVVVLHAVLALVFCLGRTLACPSVCFCNPVTSIAYCSRKNLPFIPEGIPASTSQINLNNNNFENPKLERANFTAFKFLVHLYLSDCGIQEIEADTFADLRNLKWLDLTNNKLVRIQDFTFRGLNLDNLFLSDNDGLSFSPNAFQGLRTTGLYLHSSRISNFTLDIFKPLNGTVRALWLDENNFEKFSIEWLYVFRTLSHLRLGHNPFHCNCEITWLRDFYLTNSSVFSNAIPPSCETPPRLKGKFFNEMSRDEFSCQLPVFSEVDITLELDDGELLCEANGDPTPTLVWIKPSGKKVTYGPSQNESIHVTTAVLGITRGEGTDKEKYTCIAENPAGDVRVNVLVSWPLIPQPEVISVDKQEEGGGKPPYEKWEGYEPSQMGDTSAINATPAKEEEEKSFTVVQLVCAIVGTFLLSLLLCIILFHLYYKHQADVIFRESKEREKTPDNVYITSDLDGEQAIKMINHHHHHHYATPGETYEPQETPS; encoded by the coding sequence ATGTGTTACTTAGGCGGAGTGAGGGCCAGTGTTGTGGTGCTGCACGCCGTGCTAGCCCTGGTCTTCTGCCTGGGTCGTACGCTCGCCTGCCCCTCCGTCTGCTTCTGTAATCCCGTAACAAGCATCGCCTACTGCTCTAGGAAAAACCTACCTTTCATCCCCGAAGGAATACCCGCTTCAACGAGCCAGATCAatttgaacaacaacaactttgaaAATCCAAAGCTCGAAAGAGCCAATTTTACTGCGTTTAAATTCCTGGTACATTTGTATCTAAGTGATTGTGGCATACAGGAAATTGAAGCGGACACCTTTGCGGATTTACGGAATCTGAAATGGCTGGACCTCACGAACAACAAGCTTGTCCGAATACAGGATTTCACATTTCGTGGCTTAAATCTGGACAATTTGTTTTTGAGTGACAATGACGGGCTGAGTTTCTCTCCTAATGCCTTCCAGGGTCTGCGGACGACAGGTCTGTATCTTCACAGCTCAAGAATAAGTAACTTTACCCTGGACATATTTAAACCTCTCAATGGAACTGTTCGGGCATTATGGCTGGACGAAAACAACTTTGAGAAATTTAGTATAGAATGGTTGTACGTGTTTCGCACATTGAGTCATTTACGACTCGGACATAATCCTTTTCATTGTAACTGTGAAATTACCTGGCTGAGGGATTTTTACCTAACCAATAGTTCAGTGTTTTCAAACGCCATTCCCCCGTCATGCGAAACACCGCCTAGACTCAAAGGAAAATTTTTTAATGAGATGAGCAGAGATGAATTCAGTTGCCAGCTTCCTGTGTTCAGCGAGGTAGACATAACGCTGGAATTAGACGATGGAGAGTTGCTGTGTGAGGCCAACGGAgatcccacccccaccctcgtGTGGATCAAACCCTCGGGGAAGAAAGTAACTTATGGACCATCACAAAATGAGAGTATTCATGTGACCACAGCTGTGTTGGGGATTACCCGAGGAGAGGGGACAGACAAGGAGAAGTACACCTGCATTGCTGAGAACCCTGCAGGAGATGTCAGGGTAAACGTGCTGGTCAGCTGGCCCTTGATCCCCCAACCCGAAGTGATCAGCGTTGATAAGCAAGAGGAAGGAGGAGGCAAACCTCCGTACGAAAAATGGGAGGGGTACGAGCCGAGCCAAATGGGGGACACGTCCGCCATCAACGCCACCCCAGCCAAGGAAGAGGAAGAGAAAAGTTTTACCGTGGTGCAGCTTGTCTGTGCTATCGTCGGCACATTCCTGTTAAGTCTACTTTTGTGCATCATTCTGTTTCATCTGTATTACAAACATCAGGCCGATGTCATATTCCGCGAGAGTAAAGAGAGAGAAAAGACCCCGGACAATGTGTATATTACGTCCGATTTGGACGGTGAACAGGCTATAAAGATGATCaaccatcatcatcaccatcactacGCCACACCGGGTGAAACCTACGAACCTCAGGAAACCCCGAGCTGA